A single genomic interval of halophilic archaeon DL31 harbors:
- a CDS encoding hypothetical protein (KEGG: nph:NP2326A hypothetical protein): protein MSLNIGEALSTGFEKLRTPAGLQLGGLYVLAVLLTGLGANSITTALVPETPQGAGPALALPIGAAAGAVLMVIGLLAGVVISVAILRAVNHTTAELDSIPDGLTRALPKTVVFLLIAGLIQYVLIAIGFILLIIPGLFVLVSLYFAQVYIVIEGEGPLEALSSSWSLSKGNRLSIFGLVVVVGVIAFLGSAVGGLVGILSPLVGSVLPLVITGFLNVFTTGALVDAYHQLADEQAGMDDLLEHPT from the coding sequence ATGTCGCTGAATATCGGTGAGGCACTCTCAACTGGGTTCGAGAAACTCCGCACGCCAGCAGGGCTGCAACTCGGCGGGCTCTACGTCCTCGCGGTGCTGCTGACGGGATTGGGCGCGAATTCGATTACGACTGCGCTCGTCCCCGAAACACCGCAGGGGGCCGGCCCGGCGCTGGCGCTGCCCATCGGCGCCGCTGCCGGCGCGGTGCTCATGGTCATCGGGTTGCTCGCGGGCGTCGTGATTTCGGTCGCTATCCTCCGGGCGGTCAACCACACAACCGCCGAACTCGACAGTATTCCTGACGGCCTCACCCGGGCGCTCCCGAAGACGGTGGTGTTCCTGCTGATTGCGGGGCTGATTCAATATGTGCTTATCGCCATTGGCTTCATCCTGCTCATAATCCCGGGGCTGTTCGTGCTGGTGAGCCTCTACTTCGCACAGGTGTACATCGTCATCGAGGGCGAGGGCCCGCTTGAGGCGCTCTCCTCCTCATGGTCGCTTTCGAAGGGGAATCGCCTCTCGATCTTCGGGCTGGTGGTCGTGGTCGGGGTCATCGCCTTCCTTGGCTCTGCCGTCGGCGGGCTGGTCGGCATCTTGAGCCCGCTCGTCGGCTCGGTACTCCCGCTGGTCATCACGGGATTCCTGAACGTTTTCACCACGGGCGCGCTCGTCGACGCCTACCACCAACTCGCCGACGAACAGGCCGGGATGGACGACCTGTTGGAGCACCCCACGTAG
- a CDS encoding UPF0217 protein (KEGG: hvo:HVO_1989 hypothetical protein~HAMAP: Protein of unknown function DUF358~PFAM: Protein of unknown function DUF358) has translation MRQFLVTGHDAPTDDSFSLDDIAGGAGRLDVLCRCVNAAFFLSHDIRESVRVHLVLSDAYTVRFEGSDLRRLNPDERSTAALIRGALEQREEAIGHQPVESSPGVSLYRMGFEATLEAAARNATVVQLHEDGAPLVDAEPPTDPLFVLSDHHDFAPAERELLADAADRRVRVGPERLHADHTITVAHNHLDTDGYTRY, from the coding sequence ATGCGCCAGTTTCTCGTCACCGGCCACGATGCCCCAACGGACGATTCCTTCTCGCTTGACGATATCGCCGGCGGCGCCGGCCGGCTGGACGTGCTGTGTCGCTGTGTCAACGCCGCGTTTTTCCTCTCCCACGACATCCGTGAGTCGGTTCGCGTTCACCTTGTCCTGAGCGATGCGTACACCGTCCGGTTCGAGGGGAGTGACCTCCGGCGGCTCAACCCCGACGAACGCTCGACGGCAGCCCTGATTCGCGGCGCCCTCGAACAGCGCGAGGAGGCAATCGGCCACCAGCCGGTCGAGAGCAGTCCCGGCGTCTCGCTCTACCGGATGGGGTTCGAGGCGACGCTCGAGGCAGCGGCCCGGAACGCGACGGTCGTCCAACTCCACGAGGACGGTGCGCCGCTCGTCGACGCCGAGCCGCCGACGGACCCGCTGTTCGTGCTCTCGGACCACCACGACTTCGCGCCCGCCGAACGGGAGCTGCTCGCCGACGCCGCCGACCGCCGGGTCCGGGTCGGGCCGGAGCGCCTCCACGCCGACCACACCATCACTGTTGCCCACAACCACCTGGATACGGACGGCTACACGCGCTACTGA
- a CDS encoding phosphate transporter (PFAM: Phosphate transporter~KEGG: hmu:Hmuk_3255 phosphate transporter) produces MSFQYLPKMVSLLTVAGILVAVFVGFNIGGSSTGVAFGPAVGSRLVRKATAAALFVGFAFLGAWTVGRNVIATMSSSIVPAVQFTPLASVVVLFFTGASLLVSNLYGVPASTSMTAVGAIVGLGLASDTLNQALMFVIVSAWIVAPLLSFAIGIVVGRYLYPYLDRYAAFTKFDLHFIQLDRSGTVPRPYVNPNASPQDIVGSVSVVVIACYMAFSAGASNAANAVAPLVGPGGTLTVDQGVVIAVAAFGLGSFTIARRTLETVGDDITELPILASLIVSIVGGTVITILSYLGIPASLAVSTTSTIIGLGWGRASRAATIAEIATPKPKGTEMDIATGALLTSRDEETPASPTIGDLARQEKPPETPDKIPEVPEVGAEGPADLDERSLFDPGAAKRIVTMWVLTPSLAVATSYPVFVFLL; encoded by the coding sequence GTGAGTTTTCAGTACCTACCCAAGATGGTGTCACTGCTAACCGTTGCCGGGATTCTCGTCGCCGTATTCGTCGGGTTCAACATTGGCGGCTCCTCCACTGGCGTGGCGTTCGGTCCGGCGGTTGGCTCACGCCTCGTTCGGAAGGCGACCGCGGCGGCCCTGTTCGTCGGCTTTGCCTTCCTCGGTGCGTGGACTGTGGGTCGAAACGTCATCGCGACGATGAGCAGTAGTATCGTCCCCGCGGTACAGTTCACACCCCTAGCGAGCGTCGTCGTCTTGTTCTTCACTGGGGCGTCGCTACTTGTTTCGAATCTCTACGGCGTTCCAGCCTCAACCTCGATGACGGCTGTTGGAGCCATCGTCGGACTGGGCCTTGCGTCGGATACGCTCAATCAAGCGCTCATGTTCGTTATCGTCTCGGCGTGGATTGTCGCCCCGCTGTTGAGCTTCGCCATTGGGATCGTGGTCGGCCGCTATCTCTACCCGTATCTCGACCGCTACGCCGCGTTTACGAAGTTCGACCTCCACTTCATCCAACTCGACCGCTCGGGGACCGTTCCACGCCCGTACGTCAATCCAAACGCGTCGCCCCAGGACATCGTTGGCTCTGTCTCGGTGGTCGTCATCGCCTGCTACATGGCGTTCTCGGCGGGGGCGTCCAACGCCGCGAACGCTGTTGCCCCCCTCGTCGGCCCAGGGGGGACACTGACCGTCGACCAGGGGGTTGTGATAGCGGTCGCAGCGTTCGGGCTGGGCAGTTTCACGATTGCCCGTCGCACCCTGGAGACGGTTGGCGACGATATCACGGAGCTCCCGATTCTCGCGTCACTGATTGTCTCGATCGTCGGTGGGACGGTCATCACGATCCTCTCCTACCTCGGGATCCCCGCGAGTCTCGCCGTCAGTACCACCTCGACAATCATTGGGCTCGGCTGGGGGCGCGCGAGTCGGGCGGCGACAATTGCGGAGATTGCGACGCCGAAGCCGAAGGGTACGGAGATGGATATCGCGACAGGCGCGTTGCTCACCTCACGGGATGAGGAGACGCCTGCGAGCCCGACTATCGGAGATCTTGCCCGGCAGGAAAAACCGCCCGAAACGCCAGATAAGATTCCGGAGGTCCCGGAAGTCGGCGCTGAGGGGCCGGCAGATCTCGACGAGCGGAGTCTCTTCGACCCCGGGGCAGCCAAGCGGATCGTGACGATGTGGGTGTTGACCCCCTCGCTGGCGGTTGCCACCTCCTACCCGGTGTTCGTGTTCCTGCTGTGA